The segment GACCTTTCAGGAATAGCAGATGCCAAGGGTAAAAAGCTATTCGTAGAAATGGTCAAAACTGTTCAGCAAAACAACGGAGCAGGCTACGTTTCATATTGGTGGAGCAAGCCCGGCACAGGTAAGAATGCTCCTAAATTGTCATATGTAAAACTCTTTGAACCGTGGGGCTGGATTATCGGAATGGGCGTATATGTCGACAACATTGATGCCTCCGTACTGAAACAGAAAGGTCAATTTGATGACACAATTCACTCAATTGAACAAAATTCAGCGTTATCCGCACTATTATTTATAATTATTGCCACTGTGGTTTGTATCTACCTTATACGCAAAGGGCTGAACAAACCTCTGAACCGCCTTGTTGATTTTTCCAGTAAAGTTGCCGGTGGTGATTTAGACTCTTCACTCAAAGGTCAATTCTCAGGAGAAATGGAAATTCTTAAGGATTCTCTAGAGCAGATGATTACCAGCCTCAAAACCAAAATAGGCGAAGCAAACCTGCTCAGCGAACAGAGTAAAGAAGAAACATTCAAAGCACATGAAGCAAAAGCTGAAGCTGAAGCTGCCAAAGTTGCCGCAGAAAGCGCAAAAGCAGAAGGAATGCTCGAGGCGGCAGATATGCTTGAAGGATTGGTAAACGATCTTTCATCGGCATCAGAAGAACTGTCAGCGCAGGTTGAGGAAGTCACACACGGTACCGACACGCAGCAGCAACGCATATCTGAAACAGCTGTCGCAATGGAAGAGATGAACGCAACTGTTCTTGAAGTCGCCCGCAATGCTTCAGAAGCGGCAGAGAGCGCTGATCAGACCAGACAGAATGCAGAGTCAGGTTCTGCCATCGTCGATAATTCTGTAAACTCTATTCTTGCCGTTAACTCGCACTCGGAAACACTGAAAACAAATATGGATGAACTAGGCAAACAAGCCGAAGCCATCGGAACTGTAATGAATGTAATTACCGACATTGCGGACCAGACTAATCTGCTCGCACTTAACGCCGCAATTGAAGCAGCCCGCGCAGGTGATGCAGGACGAGGATTTGCGGTTGTTGCAGATGAAGTTCGCAAGCTGGCAGAAAAAACAATGGTAGCCACTAAAGAAGTTGGAGAGGCTATCAACAATATTCAAGCTGGAGCAAATAAGAACATTGAAAGTGTTGAGAGTGCAGCCGTCGCGGTTGAAAAGGCAACTGGTTTTGCTAATGAGTCAAAGCAGTCTCTTTCACAAATACTTGAACTGGTTCAATCCACTTCTGATCAGGTTCGCTCCATTGCAACGGCTTCCGAGGAACAATCCAATGCAAGTGAAGACATCAACCGAGCAATTGAAGATATCAAAGTTGTTTCATCCGAAACATCCGAAGGTATGCTCCAAGCCAATCAGGCTATAGGAGATCTGGCAAGGCTGGCTTCGGATCTTAAACATCTTATAGATAAACTCAGAGAAAATGATTAATATCGTCCACCCGGATTAGCAATTTAAACTCCCGGCCTTTATATTAAGGCCGGGAGTTTTTTTATCTGCGATTGTATCACCCTCCGCTCCGTGTTATGTATAGAATAAATAGAATTCATACTCGTTCTATACTGCATCCTAACTCAAGGGGAGAACAATGGGTAAGCACGAATCTACGCAGGACATTAATAAAATATTCAAAGACTTAAACTCGAGTTCAAAAGGTTTAACCTCTCCCGAAGCTCGTACCCGCCTCGATAAATACGGTCAAAATGCTTTAAAAACGGAAAGCGTCAGCCCGTTAAAAAAGCTTCTAAGCTATTTCTGGGGACCGATTCCATGGATGATTGAAGCGGCGGCCTTGCTCTCATTAATAGTGCAGGACTGGGTAGACTTTTCAATCATAATGGTACTGCTCATTTTCAATGCTGCAATCGGATTCTGGGAAGAAGCCAAAGCATCAAACGCCCTTGATGCTCTGAAAAATCAGATGGCATTGAAAGCAAGAGTTCTACGCGATGGCATATGGAATGAAATTGACGCGACAAACCTTGTTCCCGGTGACATTGTCCGCATCAGATTAGGGGATGTAATTCCGGCAGATGTCGTTTTGACCGAAGGGGAATATCTCAGCGTAGACCAATCCGCACTTACAGGTGAATCATTACCGGTCAACAAGAAATCAGGTAATGAAGCTTTCTCTGGATCGGTCGCCAAGCAAGGAGAAATGGAAGCTGTCGTTACAGCAACAGGCGCAGAAACATTTTTCGGACGCACTGCAAAACTGGTAGAAAGTGCCGGAACAGCCTCTCATTTCCAAAAAGCAGTCATGAAAGTCGGAGATTTTCTGATATTCGTTGCCATAGGTCTGGCAATGATTCTTGTTGTTACCGAGCTTCTACGCGGCGAACCGCTGATCAAACTCATTCAATTCGTACTAATTCTGGTTGTCGCCTCAATTCCGGTAGCAATGCCGGCGGTTCTGTCTGTCACCATGGCACTCGGCGCACTTTCCCTTTCTAAGAAAAAAGCAATCGTATCCAAGTTGCAGGCCATTGAAGAGATGGCCGGAATTGATATTCTATGCTCGGATAAAACCGGAACTCTGACTAAAAATCAGTTGGACCTCGGTGAGCCTGTCATTTTCTCTGCTCCGGATAAAGACAATTTAATATTTATGGCCGCCCTTGCCTCAAAAGAGGAAAACGGCGATGCCATCGACCTTGCGGTTTTAAAAGGTATTACCGATAAATCTATTTTCACAGGATACAAACAAACCTCCTTCTCCCCGTTTGATCCGATACGCAAAAGAACAGAAGGTTCCATCACCACAGAAGACTCTCAGTTCAAAGTGACAAAAGGTGCACCGCAAGTAGTTCTCGACCTCGCAAATGTAACCGGACCAGATCGCGAAAGAGCTGATTCAGCAATTAACGATTTTGCGGCAAAAGGTTTCCGCTCGCTGGGAGTAGCCAAAAGCAATGAGACCGGAGGATGGGATTTTTTAGGTATTTTATCTCTGTTCGATCCACCTCGTGATGATTCAAAAGAAACCATCGCACAGGCTGTAAAACACGGAATTCAAGTCAAAATGGTTACAGGGGATGATACTGCCATCGGCAGAGAAACAGCCGGACAACTCGGAATGGGAACCAATATGCACCCCGTTTCAGAATTGATCGGCGAAAACGCAGACCCCGCGCACCTGACTTCAACTCAGTCCGAAATGATTGAAAAAGCCGACGGATTTGCGCGAGTATTCCCAGAGCATAAATATGCCATAGTAAAAGCATTGCAGGAACGCGGACACATTGTAGCCATGACCGGAGACGGCGTTAATGACGCTCCCGCACTCAAACAGGCAGATGCAGGGATTGCGGTTTCTGGTGCGACCGATGCAGCCAGAGCCGCAGCGGATTTAATTCTCACCGAACCGGGTTTATCGGTCATTATTAAGGCTGTGGAAGAAGCGCGAAGAATTTTCGAGCGCATGATGAGCTACACTATCTACCGCATCGCCATGACTATCGATATTATGGCATTCGTGGTTCTGGCTATGCTGGTCTTTGATTTCTATCCACTCACAGCCGTCATGATCATCATGCTGGCACTGCTCGACGACATTCCGATTATGACCATTGCCTACGACAACACATGGCTTGATCCAAAGCCTGTGCGTTGGCAGATGGGCCGAGTCCTCGGAATTTCAAGCATGCTGGGTTTCCTTGCCGTTATTGAAACATTCGGAATGCTCTGGCTCGGACGGGATATATTTCATTATCCGGTTGAACAGCTCCAAACCATGCTCTTCCTGCAACTGGTTGCAGGCGGACATCTTATGCTGTTCGTAACCCGCACCAAAAAAGCGTTCTGGAAATCTCCATATCCAGCTCCGAAATTATTCTGGGCCATTATCGGAACACAGCTTTTCGCGGCATTCATCTGCGGCATGGGCTGGCTCGTACCCGCCATACCATGGATTCACATTTTATGGGTCTGGGTCTATAATCTAGTATGGATGGTTGTGCAGGACATATTCAAACTGGCGGCTTACCGGATGATGGACAATAAAGCTGAACATAATCAGGGGTTCATCAAAATAGCAAATGAACCTATCTTCAGCAGGTTCTCCCACCATAGAAAATAAACTGAAAAGCCGCGTTTCCATCAAACTGGAAGCGCGGCTTTTTTTTAATTTATAATCACATTTTTATACAGTCGAACGACCTTTGATCTTATTAAGTAAAAGAGAAATAGCAAAACCCACGACACTTACTGCTATAATTGTTGCCCCTGAAGACACATCAAATTCATAAGATAACAACAATCCAGTCACGCAAAAAACCATGCTGAGCAAGATTGAAAGAACCATCATTGTATGAAGTGACGAAGTTCTGCTCTCCGCTATCTGCGGAGGGATCGTCAAAAGCGCAATGACCAGAATAAGCCCGACAACGCGGATTACCATAACGACGCTTAAGGCAATCAGAGCAAGCATCAAAAAATAAAGTAACGTAACAGGCACACCTCTGGCACGGGCAAAATCTTCATCAAAAGACATAGCCCAGAACCCTTTATAACAAACAAAAACAACCGACAGCACAATTCCTGCCAGTACTGCCATCAGCACTAAATCAGAATTTGGAGTGGCAAGTATCCCCCCGAAAAGATAACTCATCAAATCAACATTATAACCGGGGGTAATATCGAGCAAAATAATACCCAGAGCCATACCACCCGCCCACATAACTCCTATGAAAGTATCTGCTCTATCTTTCACCCGCATGGTCACAAGCGCCATAAGCAACGCCGCACACACGGCAAATGCCGCAGTGACCGGAAGCATAGGAAGACCTAGAAAAAACGCCAACCCTACTCCACCATATGAAGCATGAGCGATTCCACCGGCAAGGAGCACGACTCTGTTAACCACAACAAGCGCCCCGATAATTCCGCAGATGATGGAAGCCAGCACTCCGGCGATCAAGGCATTCTGCATAAATTCGTAACTAAGTGACTCAATCATGCCAATCTCCTTCCGGCTTATCCTCAGATTCAGCATGAAATTCAAGCACTCTATGCGGAAGCTCTCCATGCGTAACAAGCTCAATGGGACATGATCCGCGCTCGTTTTCTCCGTAAGCTTCACTTAATAATTCGCGGGTTATTTTAGGCTGGTCATGCATATGAACTTTTCTATTAACACATGCCACCGACTTAACACCCTGCCCAAGAACAGAAATATCATGGCTGACCATAATTACCGTCATATCCTGATTCAATTCCCGAAGCAGGCAGTACAAACTGTTTTTTCCAGCCTGATCAACGCTCGCCGTCGGTTCATCAAGTAAGATGATTTGAGGTTCATCAACAATAGCGCGAGCAATAAACACACGCTGTTTCTGACCACCTGAAAGATCTGAAATTCTCCGATTGATGAGCGAGAGCATTCCCACACGATCAAGAGCCTTTTCCACATCAGCAGAAGCATTTCCGGCAAACCTTATGCCGAAAACACCTTTAATACTGGGAGAAACTTTCCCCATAAGAACCGCATCGCGCACTGTAATCGGAAAACTTTCCGAAACAGATGTATACTGAGGCATATATCCTATCTGTCCGCCATGCTTCCCGGGCGCCTTTCCAAGAATCTCAACACAACCTTTCTTAGGCTTAAGCAGACCCAGCAAGAGCTTAAGCAATGTTGTCTTGCCTCCTCCGTTCGGGCCGAGCACAGCAAGATAATCCCCTTTTAAAATATCAAAACTCACGTCATCTATGACGTCATGAGGGCCATATCCGAAGCTAACATTCGAAAAACTTATAACTTTTTCGGAGCTCATTGCTGTAAAAAACCTCCGGCAAACTCGATAAAGAGCATATAATTAAACCAAAATTGAAACATACACATCCAATATAATGTCAAAATAATACTTTTTACAACAAAAACAACGAGGTAACTTCTTTTTTATAACTAAAAACACATTAGCACGCTTGCGCCTTGATCGACAAATCGGTACGTATTGGCAGCTAACAAGACTTAATTAATCAATTATTCGGAGACAAATAAAATGCGCGCATTTGCAAGTGATAACTACGCGGGAGTTCATCCCGACATAATGGAAGCAATTATCAACGCCAATAGTGATGATATGAGTTCCTACGGTAACGATCCAATTTCAGAAGCAGCGAAAAATCTATTTTTAGAACATTTCGGAAAAGACGCCAAAGTTTTCTTCATGGGAACCGGAACAGCGACCAATACACTAATTCTTAAGCATATAACAACAAGTTGGAACAGTGTAATTTGCGCCGACACGGCACATATCAATGTTGACGAATGCGGATCAGTCGAAGCTGTCGCCGGAGTTAAAATTATTCATGCCGAAGCCGTCAACGGCAAGATCAGTGTAGAATCAATCAAACCCCTCCTGTTTGATGAAAAAGATGTTCACCGAAGCCAGCCTGCTGTTATTTCAATAACTCAGAATACGGAACTGGGAACAGTTTACACACTTGCTGAAACCAAAGCCATTTGCGACTACGCACATGAAAAAGGTCTGCTGGTCCATATGGACGGAGCCAGACTTGCTAACGCAGCCGCAACGCTTGGTGCCACTTTTAAAGAAATGACCATTGATTGCGGAGTTGATGTTCTTTCCTTCGGCGGCACTAAAAACGGGTGCATGTGCGCTGAAGCTGCGGTCTTCATTAATCCTGAAATCGGTAAGGATTTTGAATTTGTCCGTAAGCAGGGCATGCAGCTTGTTTCTAAAATGCGCTATATAGGCGCACAATTTAAAGCTCTGCTGACTGATGAACTGTGGCTTAAAAATGCACGCAGATCCAACGAACTAGCGGCTCTTCTCGCGCAAAAGGTTCAGGGAATCAGTGAAGTACAGATTACCCGTCCAGTGGAAGCCAATGCTGTTTTTGCCATCATTCCTGCGCACTGCATCCCGCAGTTGCAAGAAAAATTTCCTTTCTACGTATGGAATGAAGCCACCGGAGAAGTTCGCTGGATGGCTTCATGGTCAACAACGGAAGAAGATATTGAGAACTTTGTCAGCGCGCTGAAAGAATTGATTTAATCTTATAAATTCAGACTCGCCACAATCAGGATTTAAAAAGAAAGCCTCTCACTCAAAAAGTGGGAGGCTTTTTCATTTACCATTTGAAGTATAACTTCAAAGCGACATTCCTCTTACAATTTGCCCCTCTTTATTATACTTCAATGATTTTAAAATATAACCATCTATATTACAAACACAAAAAAACAGGGAGTAAAACCCCCTGTTAATCTATTTATACTTGCAAAAAACTATAAAAATAACTACTGAATAGTCCCAAGATCAGTTTTCATATGCCAATGTTCTCTCGGTATAGGAATACAGAAACTGCGGGTAGCAACGTCGGCACAGAGGATCAACCCTTTTGAATCCTGATCCCAGAAAACTCTATCTATAAAAAAGGCTATAGCCTGAGAATCAGTCAGTTTTTCAGGTTGGCTGCCCGGAAGAAATCTTTGCATTACGGCTGATGCGGCCTTTTTAAGAGTATTAACGGCAAC is part of the Maridesulfovibrio ferrireducens genome and harbors:
- a CDS encoding methyl-accepting chemotaxis protein; this encodes MKKVSPLQSVAVRITILIVGALLIEGIFISSFFNFNLEGFIDKRSSEYRLEIETEEKGKLKDSVDLAYSVVNSYYERSQDIETLKKQEMESLKQVVDTVVTQVEALYDKFDGILPKEVLEERIKSIVDAARYDTDNYVWINDLENRMVVHPNKSLLGKDLSDLKDSKGVYLIRDMTSIAETKGEGTLAYHWVRPGETEPKLKISYVKILPKLGWIIGTGAWVEDITAEMKKEALAQVAKMRLGTEKYFWINDSGPKMIMHPMKPALNGKDLSGIADAKGKKLFVEMVKTVQQNNGAGYVSYWWSKPGTGKNAPKLSYVKLFEPWGWIIGMGVYVDNIDASVLKQKGQFDDTIHSIEQNSALSALLFIIIATVVCIYLIRKGLNKPLNRLVDFSSKVAGGDLDSSLKGQFSGEMEILKDSLEQMITSLKTKIGEANLLSEQSKEETFKAHEAKAEAEAAKVAAESAKAEGMLEAADMLEGLVNDLSSASEELSAQVEEVTHGTDTQQQRISETAVAMEEMNATVLEVARNASEAAESADQTRQNAESGSAIVDNSVNSILAVNSHSETLKTNMDELGKQAEAIGTVMNVITDIADQTNLLALNAAIEAARAGDAGRGFAVVADEVRKLAEKTMVATKEVGEAINNIQAGANKNIESVESAAVAVEKATGFANESKQSLSQILELVQSTSDQVRSIATASEEQSNASEDINRAIEDIKVVSSETSEGMLQANQAIGDLARLASDLKHLIDKLREND
- a CDS encoding plasma-membrane proton-efflux P-type ATPase, producing the protein MGKHESTQDINKIFKDLNSSSKGLTSPEARTRLDKYGQNALKTESVSPLKKLLSYFWGPIPWMIEAAALLSLIVQDWVDFSIIMVLLIFNAAIGFWEEAKASNALDALKNQMALKARVLRDGIWNEIDATNLVPGDIVRIRLGDVIPADVVLTEGEYLSVDQSALTGESLPVNKKSGNEAFSGSVAKQGEMEAVVTATGAETFFGRTAKLVESAGTASHFQKAVMKVGDFLIFVAIGLAMILVVTELLRGEPLIKLIQFVLILVVASIPVAMPAVLSVTMALGALSLSKKKAIVSKLQAIEEMAGIDILCSDKTGTLTKNQLDLGEPVIFSAPDKDNLIFMAALASKEENGDAIDLAVLKGITDKSIFTGYKQTSFSPFDPIRKRTEGSITTEDSQFKVTKGAPQVVLDLANVTGPDRERADSAINDFAAKGFRSLGVAKSNETGGWDFLGILSLFDPPRDDSKETIAQAVKHGIQVKMVTGDDTAIGRETAGQLGMGTNMHPVSELIGENADPAHLTSTQSEMIEKADGFARVFPEHKYAIVKALQERGHIVAMTGDGVNDAPALKQADAGIAVSGATDAARAAADLILTEPGLSVIIKAVEEARRIFERMMSYTIYRIAMTIDIMAFVVLAMLVFDFYPLTAVMIIMLALLDDIPIMTIAYDNTWLDPKPVRWQMGRVLGISSMLGFLAVIETFGMLWLGRDIFHYPVEQLQTMLFLQLVAGGHLMLFVTRTKKAFWKSPYPAPKLFWAIIGTQLFAAFICGMGWLVPAIPWIHILWVWVYNLVWMVVQDIFKLAAYRMMDNKAEHNQGFIKIANEPIFSRFSHHRK
- a CDS encoding metal ABC transporter permease, with translation MIESLSYEFMQNALIAGVLASIICGIIGALVVVNRVVLLAGGIAHASYGGVGLAFFLGLPMLPVTAAFAVCAALLMALVTMRVKDRADTFIGVMWAGGMALGIILLDITPGYNVDLMSYLFGGILATPNSDLVLMAVLAGIVLSVVFVCYKGFWAMSFDEDFARARGVPVTLLYFLMLALIALSVVMVIRVVGLILVIALLTIPPQIAESRTSSLHTMMVLSILLSMVFCVTGLLLSYEFDVSSGATIIAVSVVGFAISLLLNKIKGRSTV
- a CDS encoding metal ABC transporter ATP-binding protein, whose amino-acid sequence is MSSEKVISFSNVSFGYGPHDVIDDVSFDILKGDYLAVLGPNGGGKTTLLKLLLGLLKPKKGCVEILGKAPGKHGGQIGYMPQYTSVSESFPITVRDAVLMGKVSPSIKGVFGIRFAGNASADVEKALDRVGMLSLINRRISDLSGGQKQRVFIARAIVDEPQIILLDEPTASVDQAGKNSLYCLLRELNQDMTVIMVSHDISVLGQGVKSVACVNRKVHMHDQPKITRELLSEAYGENERGSCPIELVTHGELPHRVLEFHAESEDKPEGDWHD
- a CDS encoding threonine aldolase family protein, which produces MRAFASDNYAGVHPDIMEAIINANSDDMSSYGNDPISEAAKNLFLEHFGKDAKVFFMGTGTATNTLILKHITTSWNSVICADTAHINVDECGSVEAVAGVKIIHAEAVNGKISVESIKPLLFDEKDVHRSQPAVISITQNTELGTVYTLAETKAICDYAHEKGLLVHMDGARLANAAATLGATFKEMTIDCGVDVLSFGGTKNGCMCAEAAVFINPEIGKDFEFVRKQGMQLVSKMRYIGAQFKALLTDELWLKNARRSNELAALLAQKVQGISEVQITRPVEANAVFAIIPAHCIPQLQEKFPFYVWNEATGEVRWMASWSTTEEDIENFVSALKELI